The following coding sequences are from one Pocillopora verrucosa isolate sample1 chromosome 5, ASM3666991v2, whole genome shotgun sequence window:
- the LOC131772703 gene encoding ALK tyrosine kinase receptor-like translates to MKIPTKLSLSLLSITVLLGGWLHCPADGNKDVDECTSHILGCHYNASCNNTDGSYTCKCKTGFNCLFKAVFSNLNATGRCGPTSLRTYYAGQDHDGQVNLSSGIQQWTVPYTGDYRIEVIGAAGGYDLQIDSSQYRGRGARMIGTFRLNKSEVIRVLVGQEGGINKRLYSSGGGGGTFVVRGANTPLIIAGGGGGVLYVHSRHTECDASLNTTGNPGFRSWPGGSNGHGAQTADYGLSGGGGGGFYSSGRSGKNFNGNKGYGGEGGKGFLQGGVGGRSEYLYIYGGFGGGGGAEGRRRGGGGGGGYSGGGSGIDYSNTCGGGGGSYNVGNNQQNECCYNKAGHGQVIITLL, encoded by the exons ATGAAGATTCCCACCAAACTATCTCTATCTTTACTGTCCATAACAGTTCTGTTGGGAGGATGGCTTCACTGCCCTGCGGATGGAAACAAAG atgtGGACGAGTGTACCAGCCACATCCTTGGCTGTCACTATAATGCAAGTTGCAATAACACAGACGGctcttacacatgcaaatgcaaaacggGATTCAATTGCT TATTCAAAGCCGTGTTCTCAAATCTCAATGCCACTGGAAGATGTGGCCCAACATCGCTCAGAACTTACTAcgcaggtcaggatcatgacggacaagttaaTCTGTCaagcggtattcaacagtggactgtgccgTACACTGGTGATTACAGAATAGAAGTAATAGGGGCAGCTGGAGGGTACGATCTGCAGATTGACAGCTCTCAGTATCGCggaagaggagcaagaatgattggaacattCCGCTTAAACAAGAGTGAAGTCATCCGGGTACTTGTTggtcaagaaggaggaataaaCAAGAGGCTTTATTCTtctggaggtggtggaggtacatttgtagtgagaGGAGCCAACAcacctttgataatagctggaggcggaggaggggtACTATATGTACATTCAAGACATACAGAATGTGACGCCAGCTTAAACACGACAGGGAATCCTGGGTTCAGATCATGGCCGGGGGGGAGCAATGGACATGGTGCACAGACTGCTGATTATGGATTATcag gtggtggtggtggcgggttttactccagtggaagaagtggaaagaatttCAATGGAAACAAGGGATATGGTGGAGAGGGTGGTAAGGGATTTctgcagggaggggtgggtgggagaTCAGAGTATCTCTACATCTATGGTGGGTTTGGCGGAGGAGGTGGAGCTGAGGGACGGCggagaggagggggaggaggaggaggatactCTGGGGGGGGCAGTGGAATTGATTATTCAAATACctgtgggggtggtggtggatcctacaatgttggaaacaatcagcagaatgaatgttgttacaacAAGGCTGGCCATGGTCAGGTGATCATCACATTACTGTAG
- the LOC136280835 gene encoding uncharacterized protein encodes MAISGDYNDLRLPEGFHMWKFAADTTVSEVVPASKHSSLRQAADYVLDWSQGNHLQLNPTKCEEIRTCFKCTPPYFSQVSIEGVKFELVSSAKVLGVTISSDLKWSAHIDSIRTKAAKRLYLLRQRTRAGIAHNDRLVRFHCSVIRSVLEYACQVFHCSLPLYLSDEIKRIQYRASRVII; translated from the coding sequence ATGGCTATTTCTGGCGATTATAACGATCTCCGTCTCCCAGAAGGGTTCCACATGTGGAAATTCGCCGCTGACACAACGGTCTCTGAAGTCGTTCCCGCCTCCAAGCACAGCTCACTACGGCAAGCGGCTGACTACGTCCTCGATTGGTCTCAGGGAAATCATCTACAGCTAAATCCAACCAAGTGCGAGGAGATCCGTACATGCTTCAAGTGCACTCCCCCTTACTTCTCTCAGGTGTCAATAGAAGGGGTCAAGTTCGAATTGGTATCTTCGGCTAAAGTTCTTGGCGTTACCATTAGCAGTGACCTCAAATGGTCTGCACATATTGACTCAATTAGGACTAAGGCTGCCAAGAGACTTTATCTCTTAAGACAACGTACGCGCGCGGGTATAGCTCACAATGATAGATTAGTTAGATTTCACTGTAGCGTTATTAGATCAGTCCTAGAATATGCATGTCAGGTCTTTCATTGCAGTCTACCATTGTACCTCTCGGATGAAATTAAGCGCATTCAGTATCGTGCGTCACGCGTAATCATATAA